One Mercurialis annua linkage group LG3, ddMerAnnu1.2, whole genome shotgun sequence DNA window includes the following coding sequences:
- the LOC126674734 gene encoding DNA repair protein UVH3 isoform X5, whose protein sequence is MSERLIGEKKRHNQEVIKNKDHMSNAEVTEVLIDLTDTERSDLKQDDLVAKNNQEKLDEMLAASIVAEQEERLTKTASTSAAAILSEEEGNDEDEEMILPAMFGKVDPAVLAALPPSMQLDLLVQMRERLMAENRQKYQKVKKAPEKFSELQIEAYLKTVAFRREIDQVQKAAAGNGVGGVQSSRIASEANREFIFSSSFTGDKQLLASNGVHRNGNKHQQTPLRNPFSDSANSVPSSSKSNAVIGFVQDESRGAFDEDVETYLDERGCIRVSRVRAMGMRMTRDLQRNLDLMKEVEQERTHANKTASVQPEPNRDKTGSPKGTASENLQAKSSHDKNGESVKSDERTQQLVLENKGSIQISFEVDDCFDNDDDVFTSLVAAQSVNMPSADNVALRGQISDSSDGDWEEGVIDTRGDSAINDLTLETNPQRTESIISDDSEVEWEDGGGDHENSLFPSESRKPASRSYLEEEADLQEAIRRSLEESGGEKFNTTPLEHEDDTAGFILPEKDVTQQDKFSSEVFATRKMDRVGQSDIAQVSSSLSQSQMKLSEMHDPDNKRILTNKSYVKDMKSNDEQPSQDTREFPSAESAAPLEANETHVAVKQSSDTKNRVGVSHVPEAACGSLPCEISSEDKGDKVEAKPYTSVNEGKNTESSCHLIEITSPSTSIMEPSIDSTIGTDWEPNLGRERNSDHQYNEEQDMDKFASNENLQADFSETTLQEEILILDQESRNLGSEQKKLERNAESVSSEMFAECQELLQMFGLPYIIAPMEAEAQCAYMELVNLVDGVVTDDSDVLLFGASNVYKNIFDDRKYVETYFMKDIEKELGLTREKLIRMALLLGSDYTEGISGIGIVNAIEVVNAFPEGNGLEKFREWIESPDPTILRKFDLKTDASMMKKGDPSSGTSNSRVDSFNQNISEAHKEEDSADRIHDTRQIFMDKHRNVSKNWHVPSSFPSEAVISAYLCPQVDKSTEPFTWGKPDLNVLRRLCWEKFAWGLQKSDELLLPVLKEYNKHETQLRLEAFYTFNERFAKIRSKRIEKALKGIKGNQCSELMDDDVKKNTPEKEKTTITASKRAKGGVSSKKTKSAGVATAKGSRKRVGREPVLTEVDNSGQKSQCKDGRGKRRGRSVGKREGRGKKRGIEHSDSSEDHVTDGYDELEVCVEKSKGPQEVRRSARSRKPASYTEDDLETDVDRTVDVRCNKEAVEPGLFGVVASRDASTSHSVEEQLKVEDNLPGYLFKDYLERGKEGLSNNDVIGEAGVNPNNNPTEVGVSQDYFKMGGGFCIEESETDPDQNAAYSPSMHHVWETPDSSKLLGDTEEADRCKGSDPSVSSAKRTFSDTQHDSEPAMDFINAGDSGDHLKVSSSLPESTDSKTGGFRLSAMPFLKRKRRKN, encoded by the exons CCAGCAATGTTTGGGAAAGTTGACCCTGCTGTCTTAGCAGCTCTGCCACCCTCAATGCAACTTGATCTTCTTGTCCAG ATGAGAGAGAGGTTGATGGCTGAAAATagacaaaagtatcaaaaagtCAAGAAG GCACCTGAGAAATTTTCTGAGTTACAAATAGAGGCTTATCTTAAAACTGTTGCTTTCCGCCGGGAAATAGATCAAGTGCAGAAAGCTGCTGCTGGCAATGGCGTAGGTGGTGTTCAGTCTTCACGAATAGCTTCAGAAGCCAATAGAGAGTTTATCTTCTCTTCATCTTTTACTGGAGACAAACA ATTGCTGGCATCTAATGGAGTGCATAGAAATGGAAATAAGCATCAGCAGACACCACTAAGGAATCCTTTTTCAGATTCTGCGAATAGTGTTCCATCTTCTAGTAAGTCCAATGCTGTTATAGGATTTGTCCAAGATGAATCTAGAGGGGCATTTGATGAAGATGTTGAGACATATTTGGATGAAAGAGGCTGTATTCGAGTAAGTAGAGTGAGAGCCATGGGGATGCGCATGACACGTGATTTGCAAAGGAACTTGGACTTGATGAAAGAAGTTGAACAAGAAAGAACACATGCAAATAAGACAGCAAGTGTTCAACCTGAGCCGAACAGAGATAAAACTGGATCTCCAAAAGGCACTGCTAGTGAAAATCTGCAGGCGAAAAGTTCCCATGACAAAAATGGTGAATCTGTTAAGTCAGATGAGAGAACCCAGCAGTTGGTTTTAGAAAATAAGGGTTCTATTCAGATATCTTTTGAAGTTGATGACTGTTTTGACAATGATGATGATGTATTTACTTCTTTAGTAGCTGCACAATCTGTTAATATGCCTTCTGCTGACAATGTTGCATTAAGAGGGCAGATTTCAGATTCTTCTGATGGTGATTGGGAGGAAGGAGTTATCGATACAAGAGGTGACAGTGCTATTAATGATTTGACGTTAGAAACTAATCCCCAGCGTACAGAAAGCATCATTTCTGATGATAGTGAAGTGGAATGGGAGGATGGAGGCGGTGATCATGAAAATTCCTTATTTCCATCTGAATCTAGAAAGCCAGCTTCCAGAAGTTATTTGGAGGAAGAGGCTGATTTGCAAGAAGCAATAAGGAGAAGTCTTGAGGAATCTGGGGGTGAGAAATTCAACACCACACCATTGGAGCATGAAGATGATACTGCTGGGTTTATTCTTCCTGAGAAGGATGTGACCCAACAAGATAAATTCTCTTCTGAAGTTTTTGCAACTAGAAAGATGGACAGGGTGGGTCAAAGTGATATCGCACAGGTCTCATCTTCTCTTTCACAGAGCCAGATGAAGTTGTCTGAGATGCATGATCCTGATAATAAAAGAATCCTGACAAATAAATCATATGTAAAAGATATGAAATCTAATGATGAACAGCCAAGTCAAGATACAAGAGAATTTCCATCTGCAGAATCAGCTGCTCCTTTGGAAGCAAATGAGACCCATGTGGCTGTGAAGCAATCTTCAGACACTAAGAATCGTGTTGGGGTTTCTCATGTCCCCGAAGCAGCATGTGGTTCCTTGCCTTGCGAAATATCGTCTGAAGACAAAGGAGACAAAGTAGAAGCAAAACCATATACGTCGGTCAACGAGGGGAAAAATACAGAATCATCTTGTCATTTAATTGAGATAACCAGCCCCTCCACATCTATTATGGAGCCATCCATAGATTCAACAATTGGAACTGATTGGGAACCCAACTTGGGTAGAGAAAGAAATTCTGATCATCAATATAATGAGGAGCAGGACATGGATAAATTTGCAAGCAATGAGAATCTACAGGCTGATTTCTCAGAGACCACTTTGCAGGAGGAAATTCTGATTCTTGATCAAGAAAGTAGGAACCTAGGATCTGAACAAAAGAAGCTTGAACGCAATGCTGAATCAGTTAGCAGTGAGATGTTTGCAGAATGTCAG gaactcttgcagatgtTTGGCTTACCATATATCATAGCGCCAATGGAAGCAGAGGCTCAATGTGCCTACATGGAACTTGTAAATCTTGTTGATGGTGTTGTGACTGATGACTCTGATGTGCTTTTATTTGGGGCTAGCAATGTATATAAGAATATTTTTGATGACCGCAAATACGTGGAGACATACTTCATGAAG GATATTGAAAAAGAGCTAGGCTTAACCAGAGAAAAATTAATTCGCATGGCGCTACTTCTGGGAAGTGATTATACTGAGGGCATAAG TGGGATTGGCATAGTTAATGCGATTGAGGTCGTGAATGCATTCCCAGAAGGCAATGGACTTGAGAAATTCCGGGAATGGATTGAATCACCAGATCCAACCATTTTAAGGAAGTTTGACTTGAAAACAGATGCCAGTATGATGAAGAAAGGCGACCCTAGTTCTGGAACTAGCAATAGCAGAGTTGATTCATTTAACCAGAACATATCAGAAGCTCACAAGGAGGAAGATTCTGCAGATCGCATTCATGATACGAGGCAGATTTTCATGGATAAACAT AGAAATGTGAGCAAGAACTGGCATGTTCCTTCTTCTTTCCCAAGTGAAGCTGTTATTTCTGCATATTTGTGTCCACAAGTGGACAAATCAACTGAGCCTTTCACATGGGGAAAGCCAGATCTTAATGTTCTTCGTCG ATTATGCTGGGAAAAGTTTGCATGGGGCTTGCAAAAATCAGATGAGTTGCTGTTACCTGTTCTGAAAGAGTACAATAAACATGAG ACTCAACTTCGGCTGGAAGCATTTTACACCTTTAATGAGAGATTTGCGAAAATTCGAAGTAAGAGGATAGAAAAAGCACTCAAAGGGATCAAAGGAAATCAATGTTCAGAGTTGATGGACGATGATGTGAAAAAAAATACTCCTGAAAAGGAGAAAACAACAATTACGGCTTCAAAGAGGGCAAAGGGGGGTGTTTCAAGCAAGAAGACCAAATCTGCAGGAGTAGCTACTGCTAAGGGATCTAGGAAAAGAGTTGGTAGAGAACCTGTTTTGACTGAAGTGGATAATTCAGGACAGAAATCACAATGCAAAGATGGAAGAGGGAAAAGAAGAGGGAGAAGCGTTGGAAAGAGGGAAGGAAGGGGAAAGAAAAGGGGAATTGAGCACTCTGATTCCAGTGAGGATCATGTCACTGATGGTTACGATGAGCTAGAAGTTTGTGTTGAAAAGTCAAAAGGGCCACAAGAAGTTCGAAGG TCAGCACGCTCTAGGAAGCCCGCAAGTTACACCGAGGATGACTTGGAAACTGATGTGGACAGAACAGTAGATGTACGGTGTAACAAAGAGGCAGTAGAACCGGGCCTATTTGGAGTCGTAGCAAGTAGAGATGCCAGTACTAGCCACAGTGTTGAGGAACAGCTCAAAGTGGAAGATAATTTACCGGGATACCTCTTTAAAGACTATCTTGAAAGAGGGAAGGAGGGTTTATCTAACAATGATGTTATTGGTGAAGCTGGTGTGAACCCAAATAACAATCCAACTGAAGTTGGTGTCTCTCAAGATTACTTTAAAATGGGAGGGGGGTTTTGCATAGAGGAAAGTGAGACAGATCCCGACCAAAATGCTGCTTATAGCCCATCTATGCATCATGTCTGGGAAACACCCGATTCTTCCAAACTCTTGGGAGATACGGAAGAAGCTGACAGATGTAAGGGCTCAGATCCATCAGTTTCTAGTGCCAAAAGAACATTCAGTGATACCCAACATGATAGCGAGCCGGCTATGGATTTCATAAATGCTGGGGACAGTGGTGATCATCTCAAAGTCAGTTCGTCTCTGCCAGAAAGCACGGACAGTAAAACTGGCGGATTTAGGCTCAGTGCAATGCCTTTCTTAAAAAGAAAACGGAGGAAGAACTGA
- the LOC126674734 gene encoding DNA repair protein UVH3 isoform X4 encodes MSERLIGEKKRHNQEVIKQNKDHMSNAEVTEVLIDLTDTERSDLKQDDLVAKNNQEKLDEMLAASIVAEQEERLTKTASTSAAAILSEEEGNDEDEEMILPAMFGKVDPAVLAALPPSMQLDLLVQMRERLMAENRQKYQKVKKAPEKFSELQIEAYLKTVAFRREIDQVQKAAAGNGVGGVQSSRIASEANREFIFSSSFTGDKQLLASNGVHRNGNKHQQTPLRNPFSDSANSVPSSSKSNAVIGFVQDESRGAFDEDVETYLDERGCIRVSRVRAMGMRMTRDLQRNLDLMKEVEQERTHANKTASVQPEPNRDKTGSPKGTASENLQAKSSHDKNGESVKSDERTQQLVLENKGSIQISFEVDDCFDNDDDVFTSLVAAQSVNMPSADNVALRGQISDSSDGDWEEGVIDTRGDSAINDLTLETNPQRTESIISDDSEVEWEDGGGDHENSLFPSESRKPASRSYLEEEADLQEAIRRSLEESGGEKFNTTPLEHEDDTAGFILPEKDVTQQDKFSSEVFATRKMDRVGQSDIAQVSSSLSQSQMKLSEMHDPDNKRILTNKSYVKDMKSNDEQPSQDTREFPSAESAAPLEANETHVAVKQSSDTKNRVGVSHVPEAACGSLPCEISSEDKGDKVEAKPYTSVNEGKNTESSCHLIEITSPSTSIMEPSIDSTIGTDWEPNLGRERNSDHQYNEEQDMDKFASNENLQADFSETTLQEEILILDQESRNLGSEQKKLERNAESVSSEMFAECQELLQMFGLPYIIAPMEAEAQCAYMELVNLVDGVVTDDSDVLLFGASNVYKNIFDDRKYVETYFMKDIEKELGLTREKLIRMALLLGSDYTEGISGIGIVNAIEVVNAFPEGNGLEKFREWIESPDPTILRKFDLKTDASMMKKGDPSSGTSNSRVDSFNQNISEAHKEEDSADRIHDTRQIFMDKHRNVSKNWHVPSSFPSEAVISAYLCPQVDKSTEPFTWGKPDLNVLRRLCWEKFAWGLQKSDELLLPVLKEYNKHETQLRLEAFYTFNERFAKIRSKRIEKALKGIKGNQCSELMDDDVKKNTPEKEKTTITASKRAKGGVSSKKTKSAGVATAKGSRKRVGREPVLTEVDNSGQKSQCKDGRGKRRGRSVGKREGRGKKRGIEHSDSSEDHVTDGYDELEVCVEKSKGPQEVRRSARSRKPASYTEDDLETDVDRTVDVRCNKEAVEPGLFGVVASRDASTSHSVEEQLKVEDNLPGYLFKDYLERGKEGLSNNDVIGEAGVNPNNNPTEVGVSQDYFKMGGGFCIEESETDPDQNAAYSPSMHHVWETPDSSKLLGDTEEADRCKGSDPSVSSAKRTFSDTQHDSEPAMDFINAGDSGDHLKVSSSLPESTDSKTGGFRLSAMPFLKRKRRKN; translated from the exons CCAGCAATGTTTGGGAAAGTTGACCCTGCTGTCTTAGCAGCTCTGCCACCCTCAATGCAACTTGATCTTCTTGTCCAG ATGAGAGAGAGGTTGATGGCTGAAAATagacaaaagtatcaaaaagtCAAGAAG GCACCTGAGAAATTTTCTGAGTTACAAATAGAGGCTTATCTTAAAACTGTTGCTTTCCGCCGGGAAATAGATCAAGTGCAGAAAGCTGCTGCTGGCAATGGCGTAGGTGGTGTTCAGTCTTCACGAATAGCTTCAGAAGCCAATAGAGAGTTTATCTTCTCTTCATCTTTTACTGGAGACAAACA ATTGCTGGCATCTAATGGAGTGCATAGAAATGGAAATAAGCATCAGCAGACACCACTAAGGAATCCTTTTTCAGATTCTGCGAATAGTGTTCCATCTTCTAGTAAGTCCAATGCTGTTATAGGATTTGTCCAAGATGAATCTAGAGGGGCATTTGATGAAGATGTTGAGACATATTTGGATGAAAGAGGCTGTATTCGAGTAAGTAGAGTGAGAGCCATGGGGATGCGCATGACACGTGATTTGCAAAGGAACTTGGACTTGATGAAAGAAGTTGAACAAGAAAGAACACATGCAAATAAGACAGCAAGTGTTCAACCTGAGCCGAACAGAGATAAAACTGGATCTCCAAAAGGCACTGCTAGTGAAAATCTGCAGGCGAAAAGTTCCCATGACAAAAATGGTGAATCTGTTAAGTCAGATGAGAGAACCCAGCAGTTGGTTTTAGAAAATAAGGGTTCTATTCAGATATCTTTTGAAGTTGATGACTGTTTTGACAATGATGATGATGTATTTACTTCTTTAGTAGCTGCACAATCTGTTAATATGCCTTCTGCTGACAATGTTGCATTAAGAGGGCAGATTTCAGATTCTTCTGATGGTGATTGGGAGGAAGGAGTTATCGATACAAGAGGTGACAGTGCTATTAATGATTTGACGTTAGAAACTAATCCCCAGCGTACAGAAAGCATCATTTCTGATGATAGTGAAGTGGAATGGGAGGATGGAGGCGGTGATCATGAAAATTCCTTATTTCCATCTGAATCTAGAAAGCCAGCTTCCAGAAGTTATTTGGAGGAAGAGGCTGATTTGCAAGAAGCAATAAGGAGAAGTCTTGAGGAATCTGGGGGTGAGAAATTCAACACCACACCATTGGAGCATGAAGATGATACTGCTGGGTTTATTCTTCCTGAGAAGGATGTGACCCAACAAGATAAATTCTCTTCTGAAGTTTTTGCAACTAGAAAGATGGACAGGGTGGGTCAAAGTGATATCGCACAGGTCTCATCTTCTCTTTCACAGAGCCAGATGAAGTTGTCTGAGATGCATGATCCTGATAATAAAAGAATCCTGACAAATAAATCATATGTAAAAGATATGAAATCTAATGATGAACAGCCAAGTCAAGATACAAGAGAATTTCCATCTGCAGAATCAGCTGCTCCTTTGGAAGCAAATGAGACCCATGTGGCTGTGAAGCAATCTTCAGACACTAAGAATCGTGTTGGGGTTTCTCATGTCCCCGAAGCAGCATGTGGTTCCTTGCCTTGCGAAATATCGTCTGAAGACAAAGGAGACAAAGTAGAAGCAAAACCATATACGTCGGTCAACGAGGGGAAAAATACAGAATCATCTTGTCATTTAATTGAGATAACCAGCCCCTCCACATCTATTATGGAGCCATCCATAGATTCAACAATTGGAACTGATTGGGAACCCAACTTGGGTAGAGAAAGAAATTCTGATCATCAATATAATGAGGAGCAGGACATGGATAAATTTGCAAGCAATGAGAATCTACAGGCTGATTTCTCAGAGACCACTTTGCAGGAGGAAATTCTGATTCTTGATCAAGAAAGTAGGAACCTAGGATCTGAACAAAAGAAGCTTGAACGCAATGCTGAATCAGTTAGCAGTGAGATGTTTGCAGAATGTCAG gaactcttgcagatgtTTGGCTTACCATATATCATAGCGCCAATGGAAGCAGAGGCTCAATGTGCCTACATGGAACTTGTAAATCTTGTTGATGGTGTTGTGACTGATGACTCTGATGTGCTTTTATTTGGGGCTAGCAATGTATATAAGAATATTTTTGATGACCGCAAATACGTGGAGACATACTTCATGAAG GATATTGAAAAAGAGCTAGGCTTAACCAGAGAAAAATTAATTCGCATGGCGCTACTTCTGGGAAGTGATTATACTGAGGGCATAAG TGGGATTGGCATAGTTAATGCGATTGAGGTCGTGAATGCATTCCCAGAAGGCAATGGACTTGAGAAATTCCGGGAATGGATTGAATCACCAGATCCAACCATTTTAAGGAAGTTTGACTTGAAAACAGATGCCAGTATGATGAAGAAAGGCGACCCTAGTTCTGGAACTAGCAATAGCAGAGTTGATTCATTTAACCAGAACATATCAGAAGCTCACAAGGAGGAAGATTCTGCAGATCGCATTCATGATACGAGGCAGATTTTCATGGATAAACAT AGAAATGTGAGCAAGAACTGGCATGTTCCTTCTTCTTTCCCAAGTGAAGCTGTTATTTCTGCATATTTGTGTCCACAAGTGGACAAATCAACTGAGCCTTTCACATGGGGAAAGCCAGATCTTAATGTTCTTCGTCG ATTATGCTGGGAAAAGTTTGCATGGGGCTTGCAAAAATCAGATGAGTTGCTGTTACCTGTTCTGAAAGAGTACAATAAACATGAG ACTCAACTTCGGCTGGAAGCATTTTACACCTTTAATGAGAGATTTGCGAAAATTCGAAGTAAGAGGATAGAAAAAGCACTCAAAGGGATCAAAGGAAATCAATGTTCAGAGTTGATGGACGATGATGTGAAAAAAAATACTCCTGAAAAGGAGAAAACAACAATTACGGCTTCAAAGAGGGCAAAGGGGGGTGTTTCAAGCAAGAAGACCAAATCTGCAGGAGTAGCTACTGCTAAGGGATCTAGGAAAAGAGTTGGTAGAGAACCTGTTTTGACTGAAGTGGATAATTCAGGACAGAAATCACAATGCAAAGATGGAAGAGGGAAAAGAAGAGGGAGAAGCGTTGGAAAGAGGGAAGGAAGGGGAAAGAAAAGGGGAATTGAGCACTCTGATTCCAGTGAGGATCATGTCACTGATGGTTACGATGAGCTAGAAGTTTGTGTTGAAAAGTCAAAAGGGCCACAAGAAGTTCGAAGG TCAGCACGCTCTAGGAAGCCCGCAAGTTACACCGAGGATGACTTGGAAACTGATGTGGACAGAACAGTAGATGTACGGTGTAACAAAGAGGCAGTAGAACCGGGCCTATTTGGAGTCGTAGCAAGTAGAGATGCCAGTACTAGCCACAGTGTTGAGGAACAGCTCAAAGTGGAAGATAATTTACCGGGATACCTCTTTAAAGACTATCTTGAAAGAGGGAAGGAGGGTTTATCTAACAATGATGTTATTGGTGAAGCTGGTGTGAACCCAAATAACAATCCAACTGAAGTTGGTGTCTCTCAAGATTACTTTAAAATGGGAGGGGGGTTTTGCATAGAGGAAAGTGAGACAGATCCCGACCAAAATGCTGCTTATAGCCCATCTATGCATCATGTCTGGGAAACACCCGATTCTTCCAAACTCTTGGGAGATACGGAAGAAGCTGACAGATGTAAGGGCTCAGATCCATCAGTTTCTAGTGCCAAAAGAACATTCAGTGATACCCAACATGATAGCGAGCCGGCTATGGATTTCATAAATGCTGGGGACAGTGGTGATCATCTCAAAGTCAGTTCGTCTCTGCCAGAAAGCACGGACAGTAAAACTGGCGGATTTAGGCTCAGTGCAATGCCTTTCTTAAAAAGAAAACGGAGGAAGAACTGA